The nucleotide sequence CAGACACGCTGGAAATATGGAGAACTCAGAGCTGAGGCACAGTACTGTGTGacaggggaggagagggctggGCAATTCTCACACAGCCACAAACCCCACCAGTGGTTCAGTTTTGCCCAGAGCTGTGGAGCATTTTGTGATGTGTGGGGATGGAACAAGTTAAAGGGATGGGCAcggagcagaaagagaacaggaAATGGTTCTGAGGGAGACCCAGGAGGTCaccagagagaggaggagaatgtTGGTCTCCTCACACAGCCAGGTGCAGCCCAGAGGGTCCAGGAGGGGCTGTTGTAAGGGGCTGTCCTGTCCCTTGGAATTACCCTGAGTGGGTTTTGCAAAAACTCTGTTTCCCCAAATCCCAATCAAGTGACCTCCACACCTGAAaaaccctggcagagcttcacGTATGGTTTTTGAAAGGCCCTGGTTACCCCAGGTAACCAGGGATGATGTCAGACAGTCAGTGGGgctccccagcatcccagccaggggagggggggcaggaGCTGTACCTGCAGGCACTGCTGACCCGCTGGGGCACCTGGGTGGTGCTGCTGGACCTCCTTAGGTTGTTCATGGCCCTGGATCCTGCATCTTcctgcagaggagagagctgagctcagcagggatgctgaggagTGGGGATGCTCAGATGAGGAGGGCTCCCCCCGTCAGTCAGGCACCCTGACACAGCCCTCCAGACAGCCCTGACACTTGGCTCCCTCTTaggctcctgctgctgagccagcagcaaTGTGTCTGCCATTTGCTGGTTACCTGGGAAGGAGCAAGCAGGGAgcctgccagggcagcagggatTACTCAGCAGTGACTGCCACTGGATCTCAGCAGAGCCCTGTAAGTATCTGGGGCTCATTCACTCTGCTGAAATAAACCTCAGAAAAGAGGCCCCGAGAGCACAAAGCTCCCGCTGAgcccctgggagcagagggtgCTCAGCCAGGCACAGGCTGGGCCTGAACGTGCCAGGGGATCCGGCAGAAGATACCAGGACCTGGGGATTTTCCAGGAGGAAATCAGCACAGGGAGGTGAAGGGCAAGGAAGGACAGAGGATGGAGCCTGCTGCTTGCCTGCTGCCCTCCTGAGAGTTACAGGGTCGAGAAGACCCGAGGAGCAGCTGATGGCTGAGAGTGATTGGATTTGGAGGGAGAACCTGGAGCTGTGCAGACACAGCCTGGCCCCGAGCAGCAGGAGGGACGAAGGGACACGGGACCTCTGCCCCCAGGACTCACCAGAGCGTTCCTCTTGGCTTTGCTGTCAGCAGTGACAGAGATGGAGCGTGCCATGTGCTTGGTGGGAGAGGCACTGCCGGGGCGCCGGGACACCGGCATGGGGAGGCCCGTCAGGACCAGATCCGTGCTGGCAGAACCAGCACCCGGGacggaggagctgctgcagctgctcttcatgctggagcagggagagaggcCCTGGAAGCACAGCACGAGTGGAGTGAGGGCACGGGGAGCACATCCCACAACCCACCCACACGCAAACACCGGAGCTATCACCGGTTCCTAAGGGGACAAAACACCTTCCCCCGTGATCCGTGTGCCAAACAGCCCTGGACACGAGGCCTGGAGAGGACCTGGTGGTCTCCTCACCgtgcagctggggaagggctgagccCCTTTCCCACACCCTCTGCTCCTGGACATCCTGTGACCCCCAGACCCATCCAACCTCTCAGGTCGGGCTTCATTCCCCCCAGGGCTCCTCCTCACCTCACCCCAACAACCCCGGTAAACAAAAACCTCCCGATGGAAACCAGCAGGGCTCAGGCCCGGGACACCCAGCCCCGAACTCCTGGGACCTCAAGCTCCAGGACCCGCAGAACCCAAGGCTCAGGACCGACCCGCTCCCAGCACACCCCCCTTAGGCTTACACCCCCACAGCTCAACCCCCCCACGGAACAACCCCCCAGGCCCTGACTCCCGAGCCCCAAACCCCCAGGGGGCCCTCAGGACCCCGACCACCCCAGGACCCCCAAGCCCGGCACCTCGGAGCTCTCCAGGCCCCGGAACCCCCCAGGGCTCAAACACCGCCCCCCGGAGCGGCCGCACGGCTGAAGGGCTCTGAGCGGGGAGGAGGCCCCGCAGTAGGGTGTGGGTGGGGGTCCCGTTCCGGTCCCGTTCCCCCCCCCATTCCCGCACCCCGCGCACCCCCCGCGTTCCCTACCCGCACCGCACCGCGCGCACCGCCCCGGCCAATGGGAGGGGCGAAAAGGAGCGCGGCAGCCaatggggagggaggggcggGGCGAGATGGCGAGCGGGGATTGGTTGAGGGGAGGAGCGACGGGAGAAGGGGCGGAGGAAGATGGGCGTGGCTTAAGATAGGGAGGAGGGGCCTGAGTGGGTGGGAGGGGCTTGGATCGGTGGGCGGGGCCTACACGGAGGGGTGGGACCTGGTACAGGGcagagggggctgtggggtggggagggggctaCGGGGGGGGGTTATGGGGCAGGGGAGGTtatggggcagggggggttgttATGGGGCGGGTGGGGTTGTGGGGCACAGAgagggctgtggggcaggggaggTTGTtatggggcagggggggttatggggcagggggggttatggggcagggggggttatggggcagggggtgctgtGGAAGCACCAGCACAGGAAGAAACCAGGAGGTGCCAGTGCCAGACGTGGGGTTTATTATTGGTGGGTCCCGGCCCCACAGTGTCGTCTCCCCTCACCCCAACCCCACAGGCTGGGGGCCATGGGGCACCCCATGGCCAGGTCCCCAAACCACCCCCCCGCAGGCACTGACTGTTCCCCGCacggggggtgctgggggaaggcCACGGAAATCCCCAGAAATGGGGAATTTTGGCCAAAATGCCAGTGAGGGACATCAGAACCGTCCCAAAGCCCCGGGCCCCCCCACCACCTCACACCCCAAgccccctcttccctctctgctgtgggatgggggctgtggggctgccggggggggtgtgggggtcCCACGGGGGACACATCCCAGGGTGGGGAAGCCCCCACAGCCCTCCCGGGAGCTACAGgttgagaaaggaaaaggctgagggcTGGCGGGGGCCCTCGGGGCCGCTCTGTCCATCCCGGGGCAGTGTCCGTGGCTGGGCCTGCAGGGAGTCCCGGCACGGTACCACACTGGGCCGGCCCAGCAGGACCTCACCGGGCCGGGCCACCAGCTCCATGCCAgcaaagagggacagggatCCGGCCGGGTCCCCTGCCAGCCCGCTGGCCACCTCGGGCTCCTGGGGCACAGCCACCCCGGGGGTGTCCTGGCCCGGTGGAGCCGGGGGCTGTGGGGTTGGGGTCAGGGGGGTGAGGATGGTGGGGTCTGCAGGGGGGTCGGTGTCTGTCAGCAGGTCCCCGGGGTGTGGGGTTGAGCCCACGGTGAGGTGTGGGTCCGGGTGGGGGGTCCGGTGGGTGGGGTGTCCACTGCAGAGAGCCTCCAGCTGCCTCAGGAGCTGTGGGAGAGAGTGGGACTGGGGAGGGGGCTTCACCACAAAACCCCTTCCCAGTTATGGGGGTCACCCCCCATTGTGTCCCAGGGGATCCCTGCAATCCCCACCCCCTCCGGGTCACACAAAaccgtgtgtgtgtgtcccaggGAGCCCCCCCACCCGTGATGAgggaggggacacggggacatCCCAGGCATCACCTTGGTGGCTCGGTTGGTGACAGGGCCCGGGCtgcctctgctgagctgctggaggtgcCACCGGGTGCTGGCAAAGATTTGGTCAAGGGGGAGGAGGTCGGAGCAGCCCAGGGAGGAGATGGCACCCATGGATCTCTGCAGGGAGACACCAAGAAACCCCCCGGGGGTGATTCCTTCCCCCTGACCCTCCCACCCGGGGCACCCCACGGGGGAGGAATCACCAGGAGCATCCTCACCATCCTGACACTGTCACTGGGGTCTTCCAGGGCCCTGTTCAGCAGGTCCAGGACCACCtcacagttcagcagcccaCACCTGGAAGTGAGGAGTTTGGGGGTGGGTCAGGGCCACAGAGATTGCTCCCAGCACCCCGGGGAGTCACCAAGGGGGGACACACTTACTCCTTGACAAAGTGCTGAGCTTCCTCCCTGGTGAGGAAGACTCTGGGGCCACGGGTCAGCACCGACACCAGGTTCACCTCCCGGTGGCAGTCACCAGGGCTGTCAGCATCCCCCCTGCTCCAGGAGACCCTtcatggggacagggaccccTCCACCCTCCAACCCTCCCCTCAAGCTGCTCCGGGCAGCCAAACATCCCAGAATTCAGATTAACAGGGGGGGAAAACAGGGTGCTGTtcctggagaggagggaagggtcttgggggggggggactCAGGGgagacccccccagccccactctcACCTCTCAGCCCCCTGGCTCAGCTCCCGGCTGCCCCCCGAGTGGCTGTCACTGCCCGATTTGCTGCAGGAATCCGAGGTTCTGCTCAAGTCACCGTTCCCCTGGGAGGAGTCTTGGGAGCTGTGCCCACTGTCAGCCTCCTCCCAaccacctcctgccagccccgGATGGTGCCTGACTGCAGGGACATCAACAGTGAGGGCAGACCCCCCCTCAagaccccccaaaaaacccaccccagaCCCTCCTGGGGATTCCCCGCCAGCAGTAGGAATGGAGCCAACCTCGGGTGCTGTGGGAtgtggtggctgctggtggcttCACAGCTCCAGTGGAGCTCCTGGTGGGAGAGGGGGCTCTGACGGGTTGGTAGGAATCCTGGAGAAGCCCCCCAGGGAGCGGGCGGGGGCCCCCCGGGCCGGGCAGCACAGCCTGGGCCACGGCTTCAGCTGCACGCTGgatggtgctgagcagagcttcCCCCGGGGAGCCTGGGCAGGGAACGGGGGGTCAGGAGCACCCCGAggcacccacccccccccaggGGACAGCAGAGATCTGCAGGAGGGGCTCCAGGGACAGCCCAGACCTGGGGCTGGGCAAGGAAAACCCGGGGTGGGACATGAGCAAATCCCCCAGACCCACAtcacagctgccagcagggaaggacccagcagagcccccccagccccagcacccaccagagAGAGCTGCACCCAGCAAGGGGTGAGGGGAGCTCTGCCTGAacccccagggacacccccagAGAGACAGGAACCGGGTCTGGTGCCTCCCAGCACCACCAGAACTTAGTGTCCCTGCAGGCAGgacctggggctgggggggggacaggacctagggctgaggggctggggggcacaggactcaccagagctgctcctctcaCTGCTGAAGCCAAATCCCTGCAAGGAGCCTCccgggctggggctggagcccATGCCTGGAGGGGGCACAGGGGGTGCTCAGGGGAAGCACAGGGGTTTGGGGCCCCCCCTGCCATTGTCCCTCCCCTCTGCAAGTGtctggggcaggagctgggaccagggcccccatccctctgcttcccctgtgcccagagctgcaggggaCACAGCCAGGCATCCATCACTGGGgtctgcagccccctccccacacccactgctgccccccagggaggtgctggggccCTGAGGGGCTGCACTCACCAGCGGGGGGCAGGGGCCGGGCTGGCAGCGTGGAGGGGGGGGCCAGGGGCACCTCGGAAAAGAGAACACTGGCCAAATCCTgccaggagagagggaaaggggtgtggggagagagctggggggcACCAGGCACTCCGGCTGGCCCCAAGATGGGGCTGGGggactgcagagctgccccGAGCAGGAGTGGGGTTGGGACTGACCTGTGCAGCCACCCGGACCCTCTGGTTCCAGCTATTCCCATGGAGGGGGTCTGGGGGCCCGGAGAAGGCTGCAAGGCAGGAGGGGACAAGGGCTGGGGGGTGCTCAGCTCCCGTGGAACAGAGCAGGACCCCGATCCCAGCCTCTGGAACAGCCCCATGGGCAGGAGCCTCCCtgggctctcccagcagctcccactccccatcccagctcccctCACCTGCTGCCTCCCGGATGAACCCCGCGTTCCTCTTCAGGTCCTGGAGGAACTGTGGGGAGCCCTGGGTGCAGGTGTGCAGCAGGATCTTCAGCACCTGCGGGCAGAGGGCTGGGGGTGAGGCAGCCAGCAGGTTCCAGCCCATCCCCCCGGCCTCGGGGCTCCTCTAAAAGCCCCTCAGCACCTCAGCCCCCACCCACCTTCAGCTTGACGcggcaggagctgctctgcagccgGGTCAGGAGGTATTCCAGCAGGCACTGGCTGCTGCCGGGAGACTCCTGGGAGATCTCTGGGGGGGGTTAGGGATCCTGCGGCCCCCGGGCCAggggtccccagcacccccccgcttcccaacccccccctcctcctcctccagcccccccgGACCTCCCGCATCCAGCCCGCAGCAACCCCCGTCCCCGCTCCCCAGAAGGATACTGGCGATCTCCTCGAACAGGTACCCGGGGCAGGGGACGTCGTCGTCCGCCGTGGCCCTGAGCAGCACCGGCAGCtggagggggaggcagggggtGAGCGGGGCCCTGCCCAGCCCCGCTGCGGGACCGGCCCCGGGGAGGCGCGGCGGGAAGGGGCAGTGGTGACGTCACGGGTGGGGCGGTGACGTCACGGCCGCAGGCAGCCCTCCCGCTCCCTCCCGTACCCGGCTCAGGAAGCTCAACCGGTCCCTCAGCGGCGCCGCCATGACACTGCCGGTACCGGCACTGCCCGCACCGCCACGGCGTCCGAGCCCCGCCCCCCGGCAGTGCCTGTGCACCAATCAAAGAGCGAGGCGCTGCACGTTGGCCAATCAGCGGGGAGGAAGGGCGGGGCTTCGGGCGGAAGTGTCTGAGCGGGCTGAGGCCGGCGGCAAAcgggcaggagaggggaagtaAACACCGGGCACGTCCACCAATCAGAGCCAGCGGCGTCAAACGACCAATCAGAACGCGGCAGGAGGGTGTGGCCGCGAATAACCAATCCACGCCTTCTCCGGGCCGATCCCGATTGGGATCACCCAATCAGAAAGCAGCCGCGCTTTGATAGGCTCACCGCCGGTAGAGGAGACCGAGGGGGCGGGGTCCCGCCGCCACCCAATCCGAGGGCGCCGCTCTTTGACGAGCAGGCTGGGCAGCCAATCAGCGCCTCCCCGCAATGGCGGCGTCCGCATCGTGAGGTGGCGGCGGCCATGTCGGGCCGCGGGGTCTGGCTGCGGACTCGGGCGCGGCTGCGGCGCTTCCCCGCGCTGCTGGGGGGCTGCGGGGAGCAGGTGGGGCCGGGGCGGGGACGGGAGGCGGGAGGGGGGTCCCGGGGAGCCCCGCTGCCCGCTGCCCGCCCCTCTCGTTCCCCGCAGGCGGCTGCCTACGGGCGGTGcgtggcggcggcggcggccggaCCGGCGGAGCTGCGGCGGGACGTGTGCCTGGAGGAGTTCCGGGCGCTCCGGGACTGCTTCGCCCGGGCGGTAggtaccggtaccggtaccggtgctgggaggaaggggCGGGGATAATGCGGGTCCCGGGAGCCTCGGCCCGGTCTGACCCGCGGCTCTTTGCAGGCGAAGACGACGCCGAAGTGACACCGGGACCGGGACCCCTGACCCGCCCAGAGCCTGGAGACGCTTCGGAAATAAAACCGTTCACGGTCCAGCCGGGTTGTTCTGACATTACTGAATAAAAGGGGAGGGGGCGCTGGGGGAGCAGCCCCGACCCTGCCCCGGCTCCTCggctcctgctccatccccccGGTGTCGGCTTGGAGGTTTTTCTCCCCCAAGCAGGTTCCCAGGGCagctccccctcctcttccccagcagcagggtaGAAAAGATctcaaaccaacccaaaaaggTCCCTTTTCCTTCGACACCGAACCCCCGGGAGTACGGAGTGACAGGGAGCCACAACCCGGTGCGTGGGTACAGCTCCCGCATCGccttttaattaataaaaaaaaacaaacaaagaattCAGATCAAAATGCTTCAGCTGATTTTATTGATGAGCTCAGCCTTCCCTCCGGCGCTGTCCGCCCCGGGGATGAGGAGGTGATGAAGCTCCAGGGCTGTTCCCGAGGAATGTCCGCAGCATCTTTGGTCCTTTTGTCTTCACCGAGAAAACATCAACAAagccccaggcagggctggaaggggcaGACCCAGCCCCAGCCGGGATGGAAGGGGCAGATCCAGCCCCTGCTCCGGCTCCCCTGGATTTGGGAAGGTTGGGTGGAGCTGTGTTTGACAGCcggggagcagctccagggctcccGGGCACCTTCCTTGTGCTTCCCGACAGCGAAATGGAGGAGGTGACTTGTACCGTGGGGTTAAGGCCATGAGAGTCACGGGGAAGGGGGCAGGGGGTCCTCCTGAAGCTCCCCCCAGTCCTGGCTGTGGGTCCGTCGTGTTGTAATGAGAACTTAAGAGGAGCAAAGGGCTCCCAGAGGGGTGGTGAGAGCCCAGAGCTGGTGTGACAGAAATAACCCATCCCTGGCTCTGCGAGGGCCCAGCAGACACCAACTCCACACAAGGCTGAGTTTACCAAAGACACTTTTGAGATAgggatatataaaaaaaccaccacagtgATGAGGTCTGTAGGCTCCAGGCTGGGGCATTTCAGCCGTTCTCAGTGAGAGCTTTGGGATTTCTGATTTCTTACATTCGCAGGTCAGgatgtaaaaacaaaataaaatccaaacgGATGGAATGCTGGCTGGGAACCTGAAACAAACCAGGGGCTCTCCTGGAAGCCTTTCCCTTCCTCGCTGGTAAAATGCATTTCCAGGGGCAGAGTACAGATACCTGTGGATGTATCTGcacagggggctggggaggacaCACGAAGCAAAGAGGCTCTGCTGCCTTGCAGAGAGAAGAGGTAGGTATGCCCGAGCCCCTGTGCCCACCCTGTCAAGCCACAGCTTTTGTTCCCAAACGAGTCAtctcttgcaggaaaaaaaaccaaaccaagctgtttggggaaagggaggggtCTGCAGCCCCCCGGGCTGAGTTTCATAAATGCACTTTGGAGAAGTGgagctggaaagcagagatgGGAGCTGAGCATCCGGGGAGGGTGGAGAAGGAACAGCTCTGGGTTATTGCTGGTGTGTGGTCACCCCGTGAcatccctgggagcagaggcagcacaacAGCAGCAGTTGTGCCCGTTTAAGGCAGCGTTTCTACTAAACTAGGTTCCTAAACCACAACTATCTCCTAAAACATGCAAGACTAACAGCTCCCGTTCCAGGAGAAACACCAAAGGGAATGACTAAGCTGGTTCTCAACTCCTGACTTGATGCTCCTCCAGAATAAAGCCTTTCCTGAGAGCTGAGACCCCGGGCTTCCCTCCTCCTGACACCCCACATGACCTGGGCCAAGGGACCTGAGGCTGGGACTGGAGATGCCTTCCCAAGGAAGGAACCTCATGGAGGAACACCTCGGGGAGtggagagctggcaggagaaggCAATCTGATATGAACAAGATGGTGTAAAAGGTCCCGGGGAGCTGGCCTGGCAGGGGACTGAGGAGGACAGCAACCTCTGAAacccagaggagaaagaaggttCCTTTCAAGGTTGCCACCTTCCCACCCACCTGCAGCCACAGGAAGGGAGAAGCCCCCCTGTCCCCTGGATGCTTCTCCCAGGTCCAAAGGGATCCCAGGGGGTCCGAGCCCTGCGTGCTGCTGGCCCAGCCCCAATTCCTGCCTGAGCCAACGgcagccaaaaaaccccatctggacccttccccagggagctgctgggcccGGTGCCCGTGGCCAACACCCAGAGCCACCCACCGAGATGACCACCCCGGCTCAGTCCCCCCCCGGCACCTGCCGGATCTGCCGGCTGTGGACCACCTGCTGAGCCCCCTCTGCCACCCCCTGCTGCAGCCGCGTCCCCAGGGCGCTCCGCAGGTCGTTAACTTTCACATCTGGGAGGGGGTTCAGCCCAATGAAGACCCCTGCCCCCCgggcagcctcctcctcctcttcctcctcctcggGAGGCAGCAGGTCCCGTCTCCTCCGGCGCAGGTCCAGGTCCGCCTGCAGTTTCAGGTCCCGGTTGGGTTTGATGTCGTGGTCGGGGTTCTGCTCACCCTGGGCAGCTGCTCCTTTCTCAGGTTtctgggcagcagcatcctcagggcCTGGTTTCTTCTCAGCATCGTCTGAGAGGCCTCCATCCCCCTGCCTCTGCTTGCTCCTCACACCTCCCTGAGGGGCTTGGCCCACgtccaccaccacctcctgaGGAACTCCTCCCCTGACctcccctctgtccctctgccagggctgctgctgcctgccagcaccctcagctccctctgtgCCTGCACCTCTCCGATGCTCCCGTAGGTGCTGCTCACTCTCTGCCACGTTCCTTTTGCTGGAGGAGTCCAGAGCAACTGCCAGGTCTTTGGGCTCCACCTGACTCAGTCCTTTGGCTTTAAGGTCCAGTCCTGAGTCTCTTTCCAGACTCTTTCCTGCAACTGCCTGAACTTTGGCAGGCCCCAGCTGTTCTCTTTGGATGGGAGCTGTAGCTACTTCCACAGCTTTCAGGGAATTCTTCTTCTGGTGGATGTCTCTTTCAGCTTTGGCTTCACGATCTCCTCCCAAATCCTCTGCCAAGGACTTCTTTTCCAGGTGGTTTCTGGCTGCAGGAATGTGTTGGGCATCCCTGTGGAGGGGATCCTGGTTCTCCACGGGATTTTTAACAGCTCTGTTGTTCTCCTGTGGCAACACCTTGGGAGGAACCCCAGGAATCTCACGCCTGTGTGCAGCCTCCTTGGGCTTTCCTGCagtctccctgtgctgctccactgagtctgggggatgcccagggtgctccagcccctcctggcCAAGGGGCTTTGCTCCCAGGTCCTCATCCTCCCggctcctggggaggggggctgcaggctctggctgtgtttctgctgGGGAACAGAAAAACCAACACATCAGAGCTTTTCCTTACTGGATTCCCTCTCTGCACAACAGGCTCAGGAATGGGCTCTGCCACGTGTCCCAGGGACTCAGAGCTCTCCCAGCCCAATTTTTAAGGCTCTCCAGTGATGTTCTTACCTTGCTTTGgtttctcctctcccccctcctcctgcctttgctGGTGGATCTCCTTGTGCTGCTCCTCGATGACAGCCAGCAGTTTTGCCTGCTGGTCCAGGAGCTGCT is from Calypte anna isolate BGI_N300 chromosome 18, bCalAnn1_v1.p, whole genome shotgun sequence and encodes:
- the TEPSIN gene encoding AP-4 complex accessory subunit tepsin translates to MAAPLRDRLSFLSRLPVLLRATADDDVPCPGYLFEEIAKISQESPGSSQCLLEYLLTRLQSSSCRVKLKVLKILLHTCTQGSPQFLQDLKRNAGFIREAAAFSGPPDPLHGNSWNQRVRVAAQDLASVLFSEVPLAPPSTLPARPLPPAGMGSSPSPGGSLQGFGFSSERSSSGSPGEALLSTIQRAAEAVAQAVLPGPGGPRPLPGGLLQDSYQPVRAPSPTRSSTGAVKPPAATTSHSTRVRHHPGLAGGGWEEADSGHSSQDSSQGNGDLSRTSDSCSKSGSDSHSGGSRELSQGAERGDADSPGDCHREVNLVSVLTRGPRVFLTREEAQHFVKECGLLNCEVVLDLLNRALEDPSDSVRMRSMGAISSLGCSDLLPLDQIFASTRWHLQQLSRGSPGPVTNRATKLLRQLEALCSGHPTHRTPHPDPHLTVGSTPHPGDLLTDTDPPADPTILTPLTPTPQPPAPPGQDTPGVAVPQEPEVASGLAGDPAGSLSLFAGMELVARPGEVLLGRPSVVPCRDSLQAQPRTLPRDGQSGPEGPRQPSAFSFLNL
- the NDUFAF8 gene encoding NADH dehydrogenase [ubiquinone] 1 alpha subcomplex assembly factor 8 — its product is MSGRGVWLRTRARLRRFPALLGGCGEQAAAYGRCVAAAAAGPAELRRDVCLEEFRALRDCFARAAKTTPK